The following is a genomic window from Antechinus flavipes isolate AdamAnt ecotype Samford, QLD, Australia chromosome 3, AdamAnt_v2, whole genome shotgun sequence.
AATCTATCAAGTAACCATTTTCCCCATTGTTCAGAAAATCAAACAAAGTCTTGACCTGGAGACATTAGCCTCAGGATTCTTCTCTGGATCTCTTTGGTCTTGGCCCCATAGATAATGGGATTGAGCACAGGTGGCACCAACACATAGAGGTTGGCCAGAAAAATATGGACATGCCTGGGGACACGATGGCGGCCAAAGCGATgagtgaggaaagagaagaaagcaggTATATAGAAAACAAGGATGACTCCAATGTGGGTCCCACATGTTCCTAGAGCCTTGCGTCGTGCCTCACGGGATGGAAGACGGAATACAGCATGGAGAATGACAGAATAAGATATTGCTATGAGCATAGAATCCAAACCCATGGCCAAAAGGGCCACAGTCAGGCCATAGACAATATTCACTGTGATATCAGCACAGGCCAGCCGGGCAATGCCCATATGTTCACAGTATGTGTGGGCCATGATATGGTGCCCGCAATATGGGAGCCTCTGCAACAGGAAGATGAATGGGGAGACAATAGTCACACTCCTAATTAATCCAGCAAAGGCAATCTTGACAATGACACCGTGATTGAGGATGGTTGTGTATCTCAGTGGGTTGCAGATGGCCACATAGCGGTCAAATGCCATAGCCAGGAGGACAGAGGACTCTAGAGCAAATATGGAGTGGACAAAGAACATCTGGGCCAGACAGCCTCCAAAAGTGATCTGACCAGCATGAAGCCACAGGATTGCCAACATTTTGGGCACTGTAGTGGAACTGAGGGCTAAGTCTGTAAATGAGAGTAGACAGAGGAAAAGGTACATTGGACTGTGGAGACTGTGATCCGTAGATATGACCAAGATGAGGATCAAGTTCCCGGTCAGAGCCACCATATACATGGCACAGAAGGGAATAGATATCCACATGTAGGCGTGCTCTAGTCCTGGAATACCTGTCAAGAATATGGTAGTTGGGAGGGAATTGCTGCTGTTGGAAACAGACATAGCCACTCA
Proteins encoded in this region:
- the LOC127555347 gene encoding olfactory receptor 52D1-like, translated to MSVSNSSNSLPTTIFLTGIPGLEHAYMWISIPFCAMYMVALTGNLILILVISTDHSLHSPMYLFLCLLSFTDLALSSTTVPKMLAILWLHAGQITFGGCLAQMFFVHSIFALESSVLLAMAFDRYVAICNPLRYTTILNHGVIVKIAFAGLIRSVTIVSPFIFLLQRLPYCGHHIMAHTYCEHMGIARLACADITVNIVYGLTVALLAMGLDSMLIAISYSVILHAVFRLPSREARRKALGTCGTHIGVILVFYIPAFFSFLTHRFGRHRVPRHVHIFLANLYVLVPPVLNPIIYGAKTKEIQRRILRLMSPGQDFV